One Oxobacter pfennigii DNA segment encodes these proteins:
- a CDS encoding HEAT repeat domain-containing protein — MKNSNEKLDLIEEIENSDQFGENELRALHLLSQDKDEEVRVRAADTLAFFDSLEAEKILIDMLDDKSGIVRASACDSLCNSTSPEVLELLNKRLLYDKSSLVRGYSALSIVNIANNINYDKQKLSEFMEYILKKEKVTWVKINLYKILIMLGDKSYLKLLIDELNNRLYRNRYVAVKRLNELVTDENIDEIKSALIRRRKLEKSVAVRDLIDRTLNI; from the coding sequence ATGAAAAATTCGAATGAAAAATTAGATTTAATAGAAGAAATTGAAAATTCTGATCAATTTGGGGAGAATGAATTGAGAGCTTTACATTTACTTTCTCAGGATAAGGACGAAGAAGTAAGGGTGAGGGCAGCAGATACCTTGGCATTTTTCGATTCGCTAGAAGCAGAAAAGATACTTATTGATATGCTGGATGATAAATCGGGAATAGTTAGGGCTAGTGCATGTGATTCTTTGTGTAACAGTACATCACCAGAAGTTCTTGAACTATTGAACAAAAGGCTCTTATATGATAAAAGCAGTCTGGTAAGGGGATATTCTGCTTTATCAATAGTCAATATAGCAAATAATATAAATTATGATAAACAGAAATTAAGTGAATTTATGGAATATATTTTAAAGAAGGAAAAAGTAACGTGGGTAAAAATTAATTTATACAAAATCCTAATTATGTTAGGTGATAAATCATACTTAAAATTACTTATAGATGAATTAAATAATAGGCTGTATAGGAATAGATATGTGGCTGTAAAACGGTTAAATGAGTTAGTAACGGATGAAAATATAGACGAGATAAAATCAGCCCTTATAAGAAGGCGAAAGCTTGAAAAATCTGTTGCAGTAAGAGATTTAATTGATAGGACGTTAAACATATGA
- a CDS encoding YetF domain-containing protein, with translation MIIVIVRTIILYAIILIVMRIMGKRQLGQLQPFELVITILISELAAVPMQDTGIPLINGIIPIFILMTAQILLSFITLKSEKARGIICGKPSILIEDGNIMEKELSKLYFNINDLLEQLRVKGYPDIKDVEFAILETEGQLSVIPKSSKRPATPKDLKLNVTQEKIPITIIIDGVLIKENLKIARLSEKDISKILSQKGVNSFKEVFFAGLDSSGQFFFQIKDFVRNR, from the coding sequence ATGATAATCGTGATTGTAAGGACAATAATACTGTATGCAATAATACTTATTGTCATGAGAATCATGGGAAAAAGACAACTTGGGCAGCTCCAGCCCTTCGAACTGGTAATTACCATTCTAATTTCCGAGCTGGCGGCAGTCCCTATGCAAGATACGGGAATACCTTTGATTAACGGTATTATCCCAATATTCATTCTCATGACGGCCCAGATTTTGCTATCTTTTATCACACTTAAAAGTGAAAAAGCCAGAGGCATAATATGCGGTAAACCCAGCATACTTATTGAAGACGGCAATATAATGGAAAAAGAGCTTTCCAAGCTTTATTTCAATATAAACGACCTTTTGGAGCAGCTGAGAGTAAAAGGGTATCCCGATATAAAGGATGTGGAATTTGCAATACTTGAAACCGAAGGCCAGTTAAGCGTTATCCCAAAGTCTTCCAAGCGTCCTGCCACCCCAAAAGATCTAAAGCTTAATGTCACGCAGGAAAAAATACCCATAACCATAATAATTGATGGAGTACTTATAAAAGAGAACCTTAAAATTGCCAGGCTCAGTGAAAAGGATATCTCAAAAATTCTAAGCCAAAAGGGAGTAAACAGTTTCAAGGAAGTTTTCTTTGCAGGGCTGGATTCCTCGGGGCAATTCTTCTTCCAGATTAAAGATTTCGTGAGAAACAGGTGA
- a CDS encoding DUF4363 family protein encodes MKKILLAVAIIIAISCTAIYSLHLYKTTSETLSKRVDNIIELVTLDKWEEASEKIKDFEEAWEDIENVWTLLIDHFEIDNIEMSLKKAGKYIETKNKPLSLAELETLDFMVEHILEKEVFNLKNVF; translated from the coding sequence ATGAAAAAAATCTTGCTTGCTGTTGCTATAATCATTGCCATTTCATGCACCGCTATATACTCCCTGCATTTATATAAAACCACATCAGAAACCTTGTCCAAAAGAGTAGATAATATAATTGAGCTTGTAACTTTAGATAAATGGGAGGAAGCTTCTGAAAAAATCAAGGATTTCGAAGAGGCTTGGGAGGATATTGAAAATGTTTGGACCTTATTGATTGACCACTTTGAAATTGACAACATCGAAATGTCTCTTAAAAAGGCAGGAAAATATATAGAAACAAAGAACAAGCCATTATCTTTGGCCGAACTTGAAACTCTTGATTTTATGGTAGAGCACATACTTGAAAAAGAAGTATTCAATCTTAAAAATGTGTTTTAA
- the fba gene encoding class II fructose-1,6-bisphosphate aldolase, with the protein MALVTSTDMLKKAYEGGYAIGAFNVNNMEIVQGIINAAKEEQAPVILQVSAGARKYASPIYLRKLVEAAIEDSNLPIVLHLDHGDDFEICKACVDSGFTSVMIDGSKHPFEENIRLTKEVVDYAHERGVVVEGELGKLAGVEDAVNVSAKDATYTDPDQVAEFVAKTGVDSLAIAIGTSHGAYKFKGEAKLDFERLEKISKLVPGFPIVLHGASSVPQEFVTKCNEFGGNIAGAMGVPEEMLRKAASMAVCKINIDTDLRLAMTASIREHFINHPEEFDPRKYLGPARDAIKRIVQHKIKNVLGCSNKA; encoded by the coding sequence ATGGCTCTTGTTACTTCAACAGATATGTTAAAAAAGGCCTATGAAGGCGGATATGCCATAGGTGCTTTCAATGTCAATAATATGGAAATCGTCCAGGGAATTATAAATGCGGCAAAAGAGGAGCAGGCACCTGTAATCCTTCAGGTTTCAGCCGGAGCAAGGAAATATGCAAGCCCAATATATTTGAGAAAGCTTGTCGAGGCTGCAATAGAGGATTCAAACCTTCCCATAGTTCTTCACCTTGATCACGGTGATGATTTTGAAATATGCAAGGCTTGTGTTGACAGCGGGTTTACTTCTGTCATGATAGACGGTTCCAAGCATCCCTTTGAAGAAAACATAAGACTTACAAAAGAAGTGGTGGATTACGCCCACGAAAGAGGAGTAGTAGTTGAAGGAGAATTGGGTAAACTGGCCGGCGTTGAGGATGCAGTAAATGTTTCGGCAAAGGATGCAACCTATACTGACCCGGATCAGGTTGCGGAATTCGTTGCCAAAACCGGCGTTGATTCTTTGGCCATTGCCATAGGCACAAGCCACGGAGCATACAAATTCAAAGGCGAAGCCAAGCTTGATTTTGAAAGGCTTGAGAAAATATCAAAGCTGGTTCCCGGATTTCCCATAGTACTTCACGGAGCATCATCGGTTCCGCAGGAATTCGTTACAAAATGCAATGAATTCGGCGGAAATATAGCAGGGGCCATGGGAGTTCCGGAAGAGATGCTGAGAAAAGCCGCATCTATGGCCGTTTGCAAAATAAACATAGACACGGATTTAAGACTGGCAATGACAGCTTCCATCAGGGAACATTTTATAAATCACCCTGAAGAATTCGATCCCAGAAAATATTTAGGACCGGCAAGGGATGCCATAAAAAGAATAGTACAGCACAAAATCAAAAACGTATTAGGCTGCAGCAACAAAGCATAA